In a single window of the Saccharothrix australiensis genome:
- a CDS encoding glycosyltransferase: MTGRVVYAGFEVQFPVGGNRLLTEHVALLAAAGVDAYRWSPTPGFRYDWFDDDVPTLSGAELDLSADDLLVVPELTVLPGRDPAPGGRKAIFVQGHFLTFLTCPDLDPYPGWGTPPALWTVSRDGVEVLSRALPGLSPRLIPNPIDARMFRPAAKTPSIAWMSRKRPAESALLKQILRNDPRSAGVELRDLRGLTHGEVAEALADTSVFVALGAPEGEGFGLPVAEALASGCLVTGYGLGGGDELFEAPSAWPVPNLRTVELADRALDLVRLPDQDRVRDAGRRWLVERYNAEQTTKALLAAVEAARAIPAEDTRAVHPSAWEAELMRIIAPYAAPMAAAGKPED; encoded by the coding sequence TTGACTGGCAGGGTTGTGTACGCCGGGTTCGAGGTGCAGTTCCCCGTCGGCGGGAACCGGCTGCTGACCGAGCACGTGGCGCTGCTCGCCGCGGCGGGGGTCGACGCCTACCGCTGGTCGCCGACACCGGGGTTCCGCTACGACTGGTTCGACGACGACGTGCCCACGCTGTCCGGCGCGGAACTCGACCTGTCCGCCGACGACCTGCTCGTCGTGCCGGAGCTGACGGTCCTGCCCGGTCGCGACCCGGCTCCCGGCGGGCGCAAGGCGATCTTCGTCCAGGGCCACTTCCTGACCTTCCTGACCTGCCCCGACCTCGACCCGTACCCCGGCTGGGGCACACCGCCCGCGCTGTGGACGGTGTCCCGCGACGGGGTCGAGGTGCTCAGCCGGGCGCTGCCCGGCCTGTCGCCGCGGTTGATACCCAACCCGATCGACGCGCGGATGTTCCGGCCCGCCGCGAAGACGCCCAGCATCGCGTGGATGTCGCGCAAGCGGCCCGCCGAGAGCGCCCTGCTCAAGCAGATCCTGCGCAACGACCCGCGCAGCGCCGGCGTGGAGCTGCGCGACCTCCGCGGCCTCACCCACGGCGAGGTCGCCGAGGCGCTCGCCGACACCTCGGTGTTCGTCGCGCTCGGCGCGCCGGAGGGCGAGGGCTTCGGGCTGCCCGTCGCCGAGGCGCTGGCGAGCGGCTGCCTGGTCACCGGCTACGGCCTCGGCGGCGGCGACGAGCTGTTCGAGGCGCCGTCGGCCTGGCCGGTGCCGAACCTGCGCACGGTGGAGCTGGCCGACCGCGCGCTGGACCTCGTGCGGCTGCCGGACCAGGACCGCGTGCGCGACGCGGGCCGCCGCTGGCTGGTGGAGCGGTACAACGCCGAGCAGACCACGAAGGCACTGCTGGCCGCCGTGGAGGCGGCGCGCGCGATACCGGCCGAGGACACCCGCGCCGTGCACCCCAGCGCGTGGGAGGCCGAGCTGATGCGCATCATCGCGCCGTACGCGGCCCCGATGGCCGCCGCGGGCAAACCCGAGGACTGA
- a CDS encoding S8 family serine peptidase, producing MRKKSLPLLIAALTAGAGVTALTAPAAAVAAPAGPGAVLEVKLASGAGVAAVRRVLDSREIARTTPLFARLDERLARLGRVGAQSPSGLERWHRVRLAPGVDAATAARELTALPEVEVAYPQPEGSDPATPDFSGQQGYADPYSSSGIDADYAGTVPGGKGGHVRVVDLERNWNPQHEDLSKLRLPGGLIPNGTPDFTPTSIDHGTAVTGVIGADANGFGVTGLVPEAGLHYTNVVSQENGYDLANAILTAAANVDVGDILLIEQHVGYCGDYAPMEVWDSVYDAIVTAVQSGRHVVEAGGNGDQDLNDPCFGARFPADKPDSGAIIVGAGAAPGCTGTPRSKLGFSNYGTRVDLQGWGECVTTTGYGDLHGTGANDKYTAYFSGTSSASPVVASALAALLSAAEANGETLSPAQAREILIATGTAQSGTQHIGPLPNLRTAIGHYLSGVNFPERVAYPGPRQAKAGQPTSLAIQAWDGNDDPLTYWASGLPAGLGIAPGTGVISGTPTTPGTYTTTVYASDSSTLPGQTTFTWTVS from the coding sequence GTGAGGAAGAAGTCGCTACCGCTGCTGATCGCGGCGCTCACGGCAGGCGCGGGCGTCACGGCGCTGACCGCGCCCGCCGCCGCCGTCGCGGCGCCCGCCGGGCCCGGCGCGGTGCTGGAGGTGAAGCTCGCCTCCGGCGCCGGTGTCGCCGCCGTGCGCCGGGTGCTGGACAGCCGGGAGATCGCCCGCACCACGCCGCTGTTCGCGCGGCTCGACGAGAGACTGGCCAGACTCGGCCGGGTGGGCGCGCAATCGCCGTCCGGGCTGGAGCGCTGGCACCGCGTCCGGCTCGCGCCGGGTGTCGACGCCGCCACCGCCGCGCGGGAGCTGACCGCCCTGCCCGAGGTCGAGGTGGCCTACCCGCAGCCCGAGGGCAGCGACCCGGCCACGCCGGACTTCTCCGGCCAGCAGGGCTACGCGGACCCGTACTCCAGCAGCGGCATCGACGCCGACTACGCGGGCACCGTACCGGGCGGCAAGGGCGGCCACGTCCGGGTCGTCGACCTGGAACGCAACTGGAACCCCCAGCACGAGGACCTGTCGAAGCTGCGGCTGCCCGGTGGCCTGATCCCCAACGGCACGCCGGACTTCACGCCGACCAGCATCGACCACGGCACGGCCGTCACCGGCGTCATCGGCGCCGACGCCAACGGGTTCGGCGTGACCGGCCTGGTGCCCGAGGCGGGGCTGCACTACACCAACGTCGTCAGCCAGGAGAACGGCTACGACCTGGCGAACGCGATCCTCACGGCGGCGGCCAACGTGGACGTCGGCGACATCCTGCTCATCGAGCAGCACGTCGGCTACTGCGGCGACTACGCGCCGATGGAGGTCTGGGACTCGGTGTACGACGCGATCGTCACCGCGGTGCAGTCCGGGCGGCACGTCGTGGAGGCGGGCGGCAACGGCGACCAGGACCTCAACGACCCGTGCTTCGGCGCGCGGTTCCCGGCCGACAAGCCCGACTCGGGCGCGATCATCGTCGGCGCGGGCGCGGCTCCCGGCTGCACCGGCACGCCGCGCTCCAAGCTGGGCTTCTCCAACTACGGCACGCGGGTCGACCTCCAGGGCTGGGGCGAGTGCGTGACCACCACCGGTTACGGCGACCTGCACGGCACCGGCGCGAACGACAAGTACACCGCGTACTTCAGCGGCACGTCGAGCGCGTCGCCGGTGGTGGCGTCCGCGCTGGCGGCGCTGCTCAGCGCGGCGGAGGCCAACGGCGAGACGCTGTCGCCCGCCCAGGCCCGCGAGATCCTGATCGCCACGGGCACCGCGCAGAGCGGCACGCAGCACATCGGCCCGCTGCCGAACCTGCGCACGGCGATCGGCCACTACCTCAGCGGCGTGAACTTCCCGGAGCGGGTCGCCTACCCCGGACCGCGGCAGGCCAAGGCGGGCCAGCCGACGAGCCTGGCGATCCAGGCGTGGGACGGCAACGACGACCCGCTGACCTACTGGGCGTCCGGCCTCCCGGCCGGTCTGGGCATCGCGCCGGGCACCGGCGTCATCTCGGGCACCCCGACCACTCCCGGCACCTACACGACCACCGTGTACGCCAGCGACAGCTCGACCCTGCCGGGGCAGACCACCTTCACCTGGACCGTCTCCTGA
- a CDS encoding response regulator transcription factor: MLLVEDDSELVELLADALRGEGYAVDVALDGHRGLHLGLTRPYDVVVIDRGLPALDGLDLLVRLRARSVRARALILTAQGTVHDRIDGLDAGADDYLVKPFDLDELSARLRALCRRALELSDLLHIGAGLLDVGQREVVLPDGGRVPLTTREFGLLRVLATHPDTVHTRAALRRTVFQDAPSQSIVDTYVYYLRTKLGRSAVHTVQGLGYRLGSL, encoded by the coding sequence TTGCTCCTGGTCGAGGACGACAGCGAACTCGTGGAGTTGCTCGCCGACGCCCTGCGCGGCGAGGGCTACGCCGTCGACGTGGCCCTGGACGGGCACCGGGGGCTGCACCTCGGGCTCACCCGCCCGTACGACGTGGTCGTCATCGACCGCGGCCTACCCGCCCTCGACGGGCTCGACCTCCTGGTGCGCCTGCGGGCGAGATCGGTGCGCGCGCGGGCGTTGATCCTCACCGCGCAGGGCACCGTCCACGACCGGATCGACGGGCTCGACGCGGGCGCGGACGACTACCTGGTGAAGCCGTTCGACCTGGACGAGCTGAGCGCGCGGCTGCGCGCGCTGTGCCGGCGGGCCCTGGAGCTGAGCGACCTGCTGCACATCGGCGCCGGGCTCCTGGACGTCGGGCAGCGGGAGGTGGTGCTGCCCGACGGCGGGCGGGTGCCGCTGACCACACGGGAGTTCGGGCTGCTGCGGGTGCTCGCGACCCACCCGGACACCGTGCACACGCGGGCGGCGTTGCGGCGGACGGTGTTCCAGGACGCCCCATCGCAGTCCATTGTGGACACCTATGTGTACTACCTGCGGACGAAACTCGGCCGTTCGGCGGTGCACACGGTGCAGGGCCTCGGGTACCGCCTGGGGTCGCTGTGA